The following proteins come from a genomic window of Chiroxiphia lanceolata isolate bChiLan1 chromosome 16, bChiLan1.pri, whole genome shotgun sequence:
- the SOCS1 gene encoding suppressor of cytokine signaling 1 produces MVAHSKVSADNAVGADPRRLLDPPARDRSQARGLHGPGTVQAQGNTHFRTFRSQADFSSITRASSLLDACGFYWGPLSVSAAHEKLKSEPEGTFLIRDSTQKNCFFAISVKTASGPTSIRINFQTGRFSLDGSKETFDCLFKLLEHYLSSPRKVLVTPLRKVRVQPLQELCRKSIVKTFGGENLNQIPLNPVLKDYLKSFPFQI; encoded by the coding sequence ATGGTAGCGCACAGCAAGGTGTCAGCAGATAATGCAGTTGGAGCAGACCCAAGACGGCTACTTGACCCTCCGGCACGGGATCGTTCTCAGGCGCGAGGTTTGCACGGCCCCGGCACTGTGCAGGCACAGGGCAACACGCACTTCCGAACCTTCCGCTCCCAGGCGGATTTCAGCAGCATCACCCGAGCCAGCAGCCTGCTGGATGCCTGTGGCTTCTACTGGGGACCCCTGTCTGTCAGCGCGGCCCACGAGAAGCTTAAGTCTGAGCCCGAGGGCACCTTCCTCATCAGGGACAGCACACAAAAGAATTGCTTCTTTGCCATCAGTGTCAAGACTGCGTCTGGGCCCACCAGCATCCGGATTAACTTCCAGACCGGTCGTTTCAGCCTGGATGGCAGCAAAGAGACTTTTGACTGCCTTTTTAAGCTGCTGGAACATTACCTGAGTTCCCCGAGGAAGGTACTGGTTACCCCCCTGCGCAAGGTCCGGGTGCAGCcgctgcaggagctctgccGGAAGAGCATCGTGAAGACTTTTGGAGGAGAGAACTTAAACCAGATCCCACTCAATCCCGTTTTAAAGGACTATCTGAAATCCTTTCCATTTCAGATATAA